Proteins co-encoded in one Apteryx mantelli isolate bAptMan1 chromosome 4, bAptMan1.hap1, whole genome shotgun sequence genomic window:
- the LOC136992047 gene encoding olfactory receptor 4S2-like → MENVSSVKEFILLGLSKNQGVQKICFVVFLFFYIVTVAGNLLIVVTVVSSQRLNSPMYFFLCHLSIADLCFSSATVPRMIADFLVEKKTISFGGCMAQLFGFHIFGGAEIFILTAMAYDRYFAICRPLHYTTLMTRRVCGWMVMGSWVGGFVHSLVQTLITVSLPFCGPNKIDHYFCDVHPLLQLACTDTYVAGIIVVANGGMISLVSFFILVTSYIVILLSLKRRTSEARYKALSTCGSHIAVVILFFGPCTFTYIRPSRNLSEDKTVAVFYNVITSVLNPLIYTLRNEEMKSAMRK, encoded by the coding sequence atggagaatgtaagcagtgtgaaggaattcattcttctgggcctttcaaaaaaccaaggggtgcagaaaatatgttttgtggtgtttttgttcttctatattgttactgtggcaggaaatctgctcatcgttgtcactgtagttagcagtcaacgtctgaactcccccatgtatttctttctctgccacctgtccattgcagatctttgcttctcttctgccacagttcccagaatgattgctgacttccttgttgagaagaaaaccatttcctttgggggttgcatggcacagctgtttgggtttcatatcttcggcggtgctgagatcttcatcctcacagcgatggcctatgatcgctactttgccatatgcagacccctgcactacaccaccctcatgaccaggcgtgtgtgtggctggatggtgatgggttcatgggtggggggctttgtgcactccctggtgcagaccctcataaccgttagcctccctttttgcggtcccaacaaaattgaccactacttctgtgatgtccatcccctactgcaactggcctgtaccgacacctatgttgcaggcatcattgttgttgccaatggtggaatgatttctttggtctctttcttcatcctggtcacgtcctacattgtcattttgttatccttgaaaaggcgaacgtccgaagcgcggtacaaagccctctccacctgtgggtcccacattgctgtggtgattctcttctttgggccatgcacattcacctacatacgcccatccagaaatctctcagaggacaagaccgtagctgtgttttacaatgtcatcacgtccgtgctgaacccactcatctacacgctgagaaatgaggagatgaaaagtgccatgagaaaa